The following coding sequences are from one Bradyrhizobium sp. 200 window:
- a CDS encoding ABC transporter substrate-binding protein produces MKRATTGIVAAVLAMSATAALEQSKPLKLGGILDMSGLYADITGPGSETAAKMAVEDFGGEVLGRKVEIVAADHLNKADLAASIARDMFDNQGVEMLYDVAASATALAAGEIAKARNKIVMYSGPASIRLSNEACGPYTVHYSYDTFAQANVTGLATVKSGFETWFFLTADYAFGQDLEKDTTNVVVKAGGKVLGGVKHPLNTSDFSSFLLQAQSSKAKVVGLANAGGDTINAIKQAAEFGLTKSGGQKLSPLLAFVTDIDSVGLETAQGLLLAEAFYWDLNDETRAFSKRFVERVKRPPTAAQASVYSSVLHYLKAVKAAGTTDSAAVMKIMKETPVNDMFARNGKIREDGRMVHDMYLFEVKKPSESKARWDYYKLLATIPGSEAFQPLEASRCPLVKK; encoded by the coding sequence GTGAAAAGAGCAACAACGGGCATTGTCGCCGCGGTTCTGGCGATGTCGGCGACGGCCGCACTGGAGCAGAGCAAGCCGCTCAAGCTCGGCGGCATCCTCGACATGTCCGGGCTCTATGCCGATATCACCGGGCCGGGTTCGGAGACCGCCGCGAAGATGGCGGTGGAGGATTTTGGCGGCGAGGTGCTGGGACGCAAGGTCGAGATCGTTGCGGCCGATCATCTCAACAAGGCTGACCTTGCCGCCAGCATCGCGCGCGACATGTTCGACAATCAGGGTGTCGAGATGCTGTACGACGTGGCGGCGTCCGCGACCGCGCTCGCCGCCGGCGAGATCGCGAAAGCGCGCAACAAGATCGTGATGTATAGCGGGCCCGCTTCGATCCGCCTGAGCAACGAGGCCTGCGGTCCCTATACCGTGCATTATTCCTACGACACGTTTGCGCAGGCCAACGTCACCGGGCTCGCCACCGTCAAATCAGGGTTCGAGACCTGGTTCTTTCTCACCGCCGACTATGCCTTCGGCCAGGACCTGGAAAAGGACACCACCAATGTCGTGGTGAAGGCCGGCGGCAAGGTGCTTGGCGGCGTCAAGCATCCGCTCAATACGTCGGACTTCTCCTCGTTCCTGCTGCAGGCGCAGAGTTCGAAGGCGAAGGTCGTGGGCCTTGCCAATGCCGGCGGCGATACCATCAATGCGATCAAGCAGGCGGCGGAATTCGGACTGACCAAGAGCGGCGGTCAAAAGCTCTCGCCGCTGCTGGCCTTCGTGACCGACATCGACAGCGTCGGCTTAGAGACGGCGCAGGGCCTGCTGCTGGCGGAGGCGTTCTACTGGGACCTTAATGATGAGACGCGGGCGTTCTCAAAACGCTTCGTGGAGCGCGTCAAGCGGCCGCCGACCGCAGCGCAGGCCAGCGTCTATTCTTCCGTCCTTCACTACCTGAAGGCCGTGAAGGCCGCGGGCACCACGGACTCTGCCGCCGTCATGAAAATCATGAAGGAGACGCCGGTCAACGACATGTTCGCCAGGAACGGCAAGATCCGCGAGGATGGCCGCATGGTGCACGACATGTACCTGTTCGAGGTCAAGAAGCCCTCGGAATCGAAGGCGCGCTGGGACTATTACAAGCTTCTGGCCACCATCCCCGGCAGCGAGGCGTTTCAGCCGCTGGAAGCCTCGCGCTGTCCGCTGGTGAAGAAATAG
- a CDS encoding enoyl-CoA hydratase, with protein MSANEMVLQKLDSGLLTITMNRPDRRNALNPDMTRGLVEAARRAVEDHEVRAVLIKGAGGTFCVGGDVKSMAEGRAPLGFEAKMANLRRGMEVSRILHQMPKPVVAQLDGAAAGAGLSIALSCDLRVASASCKITTAFAKVGLSGDYGGTYFLTQMLGSAKARELYLTSPVLSATEAYNLGMVTKVVPDAEIDAEAHDLAMSLAQGPSVTLGYIKRNINNAEAMSLEACFDAEAIHHSRSGDTADHKEAAKAFVEKRKPVFQGH; from the coding sequence ATGAGCGCAAACGAAATGGTCCTCCAGAAGCTGGATTCTGGCTTGCTCACCATCACCATGAACCGCCCCGATCGGCGCAACGCGCTCAACCCGGACATGACGCGCGGGCTGGTGGAGGCGGCACGGCGGGCGGTGGAGGATCACGAGGTGCGCGCGGTGCTGATCAAGGGTGCCGGCGGCACGTTCTGCGTCGGCGGCGACGTCAAGTCGATGGCGGAGGGCAGGGCGCCGCTCGGTTTCGAGGCCAAGATGGCCAATCTGCGCCGCGGCATGGAAGTCTCGCGCATCCTGCACCAGATGCCAAAACCAGTGGTGGCGCAGCTCGATGGCGCCGCCGCCGGCGCGGGGCTGTCGATCGCGCTGTCCTGCGACCTGCGCGTCGCCAGCGCCTCCTGCAAGATCACGACCGCGTTCGCCAAGGTCGGTCTGTCAGGCGACTATGGCGGCACCTACTTCCTGACCCAGATGCTCGGCAGCGCCAAGGCGCGCGAATTGTACCTGACCTCGCCGGTGCTGAGTGCAACCGAGGCCTATAATCTCGGCATGGTGACAAAGGTGGTGCCGGACGCCGAGATCGATGCCGAGGCGCATGATCTTGCGATGTCGCTGGCGCAGGGGCCGTCGGTGACGCTGGGCTACATCAAGCGCAACATCAACAATGCCGAGGCGATGTCGCTGGAAGCCTGCTTCGACGCCGAGGCGATCCATCACTCGCGCTCGGGCGACACCGCCGATCACAAGGAAGCGGCGAAGGCCTTTGTCGAGAAGCGCAAGCCCGTGTTTCAGGGGCATTGA
- a CDS encoding enoyl-CoA hydratase/isomerase family protein encodes MSKYTDIGVEKHGHVGLIEIRKPPLNFFDVSLINQIADALEEFDKDIEIRASVLAAQGKAFCAGADFSDPKRQEQEESAQKDPAANLPINHLYVQAVRIFRNKKPVVAAVHGAAIGGGLGLAVSADFRVTCPEARFAANFTKLGFHPGFGLTATLPELVGKNNAELIFYTSRRVTGEDATRMGLANLCVPQDQVRSEAMKLAAEIAECSPLGLISTRATMRAGLADRVMAATNHELAEQTKLRATEDFKEGVRATAERRVANFKGR; translated from the coding sequence ATGAGCAAATACACTGATATCGGCGTCGAAAAGCACGGCCATGTCGGCCTGATCGAGATCCGCAAACCCCCGCTGAACTTCTTCGACGTCTCCTTGATCAACCAGATCGCGGACGCGCTGGAAGAGTTCGACAAGGACATCGAAATCCGCGCCTCGGTGCTCGCAGCCCAAGGCAAGGCGTTCTGCGCGGGCGCTGATTTCTCCGATCCGAAGCGGCAGGAGCAGGAAGAGAGCGCGCAAAAGGACCCGGCCGCCAACCTGCCGATCAACCATCTCTACGTTCAGGCCGTGCGCATCTTCCGCAACAAGAAGCCGGTCGTCGCGGCCGTCCATGGCGCCGCCATCGGCGGCGGGCTGGGGCTGGCGGTATCCGCCGATTTCCGCGTCACCTGCCCCGAAGCGCGCTTCGCCGCCAATTTTACAAAACTCGGCTTTCATCCCGGCTTCGGCCTGACCGCGACACTTCCCGAACTGGTCGGCAAGAACAATGCGGAACTGATTTTCTACACCAGCCGCCGCGTCACCGGCGAGGACGCCACGAGGATGGGTCTTGCCAATCTCTGCGTGCCGCAAGATCAGGTGCGATCAGAGGCGATGAAGCTCGCAGCCGAAATCGCCGAATGCTCGCCGCTCGGCCTGATCTCGACCCGCGCCACCATGCGCGCCGGCCTCGCCGACCGCGTCATGGCCGCCACCAACCACGAGCTCGCCGAGCAGACCAAACTGCGCGCGACGGAGGATTTCAAGGAAGGCGTCAGGGCCACGGCGGAACGCCGTGTCGCGAATTTCAAGGGACGGTGA
- a CDS encoding acyl-CoA dehydrogenase family protein, whose translation MTAALRFDPIRLPSECEQLRKEVRAFLAEEIAAGTFDPHKPNREDTDVPEFSRKVGARGWLGMTWPKKYGGHERSFLERYVVTEEMRVANAPTRRFFVADRQSGPVLLKYAPENIKMDILPRICRGEVCFAIGMSEPNSGSDLFAAKTRATKTDGGYLINGTKIWTSSAHIADYMIAIFRTSPPTKENRRHGLTQFLVKMKQPGIQVNPIGQITGQYEFNEVVFTDFFVPDDHVLGEIDGAWKQATSELAYERSGPERFLETYYVLTELVRAVGTNPDTRSAEGIGRLVAQVHTMRRMSVSVAGMLQAGKEPVVEASIVKDIGTVWEQQLPHRVRDLAAFVEETATNRETLEKQLDFAIKTAPKLTIQGGTTEVLRGIIARGLGLR comes from the coding sequence ATGACCGCAGCCCTCCGTTTCGATCCGATCCGCCTGCCGAGCGAATGCGAGCAGTTGCGCAAGGAAGTGCGCGCCTTCCTCGCCGAGGAAATCGCCGCCGGCACCTTCGATCCGCACAAGCCGAACCGCGAAGACACCGACGTGCCGGAATTTTCCCGAAAAGTCGGCGCGCGCGGCTGGCTCGGCATGACCTGGCCGAAGAAATATGGCGGCCACGAGCGCTCGTTCCTCGAGCGCTATGTGGTGACCGAGGAGATGCGCGTTGCGAATGCACCAACGCGGCGCTTCTTCGTCGCCGACCGCCAGAGTGGCCCGGTGCTTTTGAAATACGCGCCCGAGAATATCAAGATGGACATCCTGCCGCGCATCTGCCGCGGCGAAGTATGTTTCGCGATCGGCATGAGCGAGCCGAATTCCGGCTCCGATCTGTTCGCGGCGAAGACGCGCGCCACCAAGACCGACGGCGGCTACCTGATCAACGGCACCAAGATCTGGACCTCCTCGGCCCACATCGCCGATTACATGATCGCGATCTTCCGGACGTCACCGCCCACTAAAGAGAACCGCCGTCACGGCCTGACGCAGTTTCTGGTCAAGATGAAGCAGCCGGGCATCCAGGTGAATCCGATCGGCCAGATCACCGGGCAGTATGAATTCAACGAGGTGGTGTTCACGGACTTCTTCGTTCCCGATGATCACGTGCTCGGCGAAATCGACGGCGCCTGGAAGCAGGCGACCTCCGAACTGGCCTATGAACGGTCGGGCCCGGAACGTTTTCTCGAAACCTATTACGTGCTGACCGAACTGGTCCGGGCCGTCGGCACCAACCCGGACACCCGCAGCGCCGAAGGCATCGGCCGCCTGGTGGCGCAGGTCCACACCATGCGGCGCATGTCGGTGTCGGTCGCGGGCATGCTGCAGGCTGGCAAGGAGCCGGTGGTGGAGGCCTCCATCGTGAAAGACATCGGCACGGTGTGGGAGCAGCAATTGCCGCACCGCGTGCGCGACCTCGCCGCCTTTGTCGAGGAAACCGCGACCAACCGCGAGACACTGGAAAAGCAGCTCGACTTCGCCATCAAGACCGCGCCCAAGCTGACGATCCAGGGCGGCACCACCGAGGTGCTGCGCGGCATCATCGCCCGCGGGCTTGGTCTGCGCTGA
- a CDS encoding acyl-CoA dehydrogenase family protein: MAESENIVAETAEKIFADLADAQTINRDNKGAWKAPLWQALTEAGLPLSWVPEDCGGSGASLAEGFSVLSAAGRFALAVPLAETMLAGWLLAQARITSPDGEMTVVPASPKDRITVNADGSLSGKARSVPFAKAAKHFAILASDAKGSLSIALVDAARCRIETGLGLGGDNSDTVTLDKVQPLTTKPAPKGFDQTRLMLMGGVARSLQIAGALESMLEISVRYSNERVAFEKKISKFQAVQHNLARLAGESAAALAAATSAADAIANATSFNDEVFLEAVAAKIRCAEAAEKGGGIAHQVHGAIGFTIEHILHRYSLRALAWRDDFGSESYWAVELGKLVARRGADELWPLVASR; this comes from the coding sequence GTGGCGGAGAGTGAGAACATCGTTGCCGAGACCGCGGAGAAAATCTTCGCCGATCTCGCCGATGCCCAAACCATCAATCGCGACAACAAGGGCGCGTGGAAAGCGCCGCTCTGGCAGGCGCTGACGGAAGCCGGCCTGCCGCTATCGTGGGTGCCGGAAGATTGCGGCGGTTCGGGCGCCTCGCTCGCCGAAGGTTTCAGCGTGCTCAGCGCCGCCGGGCGATTTGCTTTAGCCGTGCCGCTCGCAGAGACCATGCTGGCAGGCTGGCTGCTGGCGCAAGCCAGGATTACTTCGCCCGATGGCGAGATGACGGTGGTGCCCGCAAGCCCGAAGGACCGGATTACCGTCAATGCCGATGGCAGCCTGTCGGGCAAAGCGCGCAGCGTGCCGTTTGCCAAGGCGGCAAAGCATTTTGCGATACTCGCCAGCGATGCGAAGGGCAGCCTCTCCATCGCGCTGGTCGATGCAGCCAGGTGCCGGATCGAAACCGGGCTCGGCCTCGGCGGCGACAATTCGGACACCGTAACGCTGGACAAGGTTCAGCCGCTCACGACCAAGCCGGCGCCCAAGGGTTTCGACCAGACCCGGCTGATGCTGATGGGCGGCGTCGCGCGATCCCTGCAGATCGCGGGCGCGCTGGAATCGATGCTGGAAATCTCCGTGCGCTACTCCAACGAGCGTGTCGCCTTCGAAAAGAAGATCTCAAAATTCCAGGCGGTGCAGCACAATCTGGCGCGGCTCGCCGGCGAGTCGGCGGCGGCGCTTGCCGCGGCCACCTCGGCCGCGGACGCCATCGCCAACGCGACTTCGTTCAACGACGAAGTGTTTCTCGAAGCGGTGGCGGCAAAGATCCGCTGCGCGGAAGCGGCGGAGAAAGGCGGCGGCATCGCCCACCAGGTGCATGGCGCGATCGGCTTCACCATCGAGCACATCCTGCACCGCTATTCGCTGCGTGCGCTCGCCTGGCGCGACGATTTCGGTTCCGAAAGTTATTGGGCAGTCGAGCTCGGTAAGCTCGTAGCTCGCAGAGGCGCCGATGAATTGTGGCCGCTGGTGGCCTCGCGCTGA